One Candidatus Eisenbacteria bacterium DNA window includes the following coding sequences:
- a CDS encoding NAD(P)H-dependent oxidoreductase, with translation MNPLRIAIITGSTRPGRNSEAVARWVHRIAQQRSDAQFELVDIADYKLPLFDEPMSPMFGKYTKPHTRAWSEKIASFDGYVFVTPEYNHGIPGALKNALDFLYHEWNNKAAGFVSYGGAGGARAVEHLRLVASELMLATVRAQVMLSLVTDFEHFRTFKPLPHHEAEVATMLDQVISWATALKAIRVQRPVRAADAQSAEAI, from the coding sequence ATGAATCCGCTGAGAATCGCCATCATCACTGGCAGCACGCGCCCGGGCCGCAACAGCGAAGCGGTCGCACGCTGGGTGCATCGGATCGCGCAGCAGCGCTCCGACGCGCAGTTTGAGCTCGTCGACATCGCGGACTACAAGCTTCCGCTGTTCGACGAGCCAATGTCGCCCATGTTCGGCAAGTACACGAAGCCGCACACCCGGGCGTGGTCGGAAAAGATCGCGTCCTTCGACGGCTACGTGTTCGTGACGCCTGAGTACAACCACGGAATTCCGGGCGCCCTGAAGAACGCTCTCGATTTCCTCTACCACGAGTGGAACAACAAGGCCGCGGGGTTCGTGAGCTACGGCGGCGCCGGCGGTGCGCGGGCCGTCGAGCACCTGCGGCTCGTGGCATCGGAGCTCATGCTCGCGACGGTGCGCGCCCAGGTGATGCTGTCGCTCGTCACCGACTTCGAGCACTTCAGGACCTTCAAGCCGCTTCCGCACCACGAAGCGGAGGTCGCGACGATGCTCGACCAGGTCATCTCCTGGGCGACCGCGCTCAAGGCCATCCGCGTCCAGCGGCCGGTCCGTGCGGCTGATGCCCAGTCGGCCGAGGCGATTTGA
- a CDS encoding VOC family protein produces the protein MAVTPPIQRFDHWTLVARDPERSRRFYTQVLGAEELPLGEGFLSVQLAGTIIDLFPANDAPWPGQPAPGSGGQHHAYVIALADYDRWLAHFAAHGVPTRGMAHGLIRMSMYVDDPDGYHIELTVPFEDRVLARSEIIKRGLEAGIERRPPWEAMRGESRSERD, from the coding sequence GTGGCAGTCACGCCTCCGATCCAACGTTTCGACCACTGGACCCTCGTCGCGCGGGATCCCGAGCGCTCGCGACGGTTCTACACCCAGGTTCTCGGTGCCGAGGAGCTGCCGCTCGGCGAGGGCTTCCTCTCGGTGCAGCTCGCCGGAACGATCATCGACCTCTTCCCCGCCAACGACGCCCCCTGGCCCGGACAGCCGGCGCCCGGAAGCGGCGGGCAGCACCACGCCTACGTCATCGCCCTCGCCGACTACGACAGGTGGCTCGCACACTTCGCGGCACACGGCGTCCCGACGCGAGGGATGGCACACGGGCTCATCCGCATGTCGATGTACGTCGACGATCCGGATGGCTACCACATCGAGCTCACCGTCCCGTTCGAGGACCGCGTGCTCGCCCGGAGCGAGATCATCAAACGCGGATTGGAGGCAGGCATCGAGCGCCGTCCTCCTTGGGAAGCGATGCGAGGGGAGTCCCGCTCGGAGCGGGACTGA